A genomic segment from Methanomicrobium sp. W14 encodes:
- a CDS encoding AAA family ATPase — protein MALKTLVITPAGDEKIWDRDANLDKDRHIKAEYAFTGRFAERCHEYTKKFYPDDRVILSPKYGFVLPHEEILYYPENSFSESGIEYDTIESNAESDGLLNYERVVFLGSRNLHGEYMDIVSRVFSDKWVEYPLLDAENTEEMLGRLIDAITRDLPLRFNRIRLTKVEISGLFGNFHHVIPIENDDNLSIITAPNGYGKTTILRLLRSVFVGNLGEIRDIPFDCLNLTFSSEDKTEKGVYSKRSLEIRKSLGKRQGIKLPLGDMWSVSFKSETDTGDTLEYTVNPDNFDEEKTSWELSRIIPPVPVKFISAQRLWQNADDDKGHEGDLLTGHGGGVKRSYELTILNYSDDIKRRIQAMLSDYAASTQQLDVTYPGRYMDLCLEMDEGLLPSAHSITEKLLKIRLEQKKLKNLGFLAYNPKTWSEQEIPESDIEGETGVLAALKLYIEDTEKKYLIFKDLEKKIDLLIQIINSLFLNLSFEVRADRGFFFMASDRESISPEKLSSGEQNQLVMYYDLIFFTDPGTLVLVDEPEISLHIVWQRQYLDYIKKITNITGSDFMIATHSPQLIHTYWDYTVDLSGERPDV, from the coding sequence ATGGCACTAAAAACCCTTGTAATAACACCCGCCGGAGACGAGAAGATCTGGGACAGGGATGCAAATCTTGACAAAGACAGGCATATCAAGGCGGAATATGCCTTCACAGGAAGATTTGCAGAAAGATGCCATGAATACACAAAAAAATTCTACCCTGACGACAGGGTCATTTTATCCCCGAAATACGGGTTCGTCCTCCCGCACGAGGAGATCCTCTACTACCCCGAGAATTCATTCAGCGAATCAGGCATTGAATACGATACGATAGAGAGCAACGCCGAATCCGACGGCCTTTTAAACTACGAAAGGGTGGTCTTTTTAGGCAGCAGAAACCTGCACGGCGAATATATGGATATAGTGTCTCGCGTCTTTTCCGATAAATGGGTGGAGTACCCCCTTCTTGATGCCGAAAATACCGAGGAGATGCTCGGGAGGCTTATTGATGCCATTACAAGGGATTTACCCTTAAGGTTCAACAGGATAAGACTGACAAAAGTCGAAATCTCAGGACTCTTCGGGAATTTCCACCACGTAATCCCGATAGAAAACGACGACAACCTATCGATAATAACCGCCCCGAACGGCTACGGAAAGACGACGATATTAAGACTTCTAAGGTCGGTATTCGTCGGAAACCTGGGTGAAATACGCGATATCCCCTTCGACTGCTTAAACCTTACGTTCTCATCCGAAGACAAGACAGAAAAAGGTGTTTACAGCAAAAGGTCACTTGAAATAAGAAAAAGTCTCGGAAAGAGGCAGGGGATAAAGCTTCCCCTGGGGGACATGTGGTCTGTCAGCTTTAAGTCCGAAACAGATACCGGCGATACGCTTGAATACACAGTGAACCCCGACAACTTCGACGAGGAGAAGACTTCATGGGAGCTGAGCAGAATAATACCTCCTGTTCCCGTAAAATTCATATCCGCACAGAGATTGTGGCAGAACGCAGACGATGACAAGGGTCATGAAGGTGATCTCCTCACGGGACATGGCGGGGGGGTGAAAAGGAGCTACGAACTGACTATCCTTAACTACTCCGACGATATAAAAAGGCGCATCCAGGCGATGTTAAGTGATTACGCCGCAAGCACACAGCAGCTTGACGTGACATACCCCGGGAGGTACATGGACCTCTGTCTTGAGATGGATGAAGGCCTTCTCCCGTCCGCTCACAGCATCACTGAAAAACTTCTTAAAATACGTCTCGAACAGAAAAAACTTAAAAATCTAGGGTTTCTGGCATACAACCCGAAGACATGGTCGGAACAGGAAATTCCCGAAAGCGACATAGAAGGGGAGACAGGGGTCCTTGCGGCTCTCAAACTCTATATAGAGGATACCGAAAAGAAATACCTGATATTCAAGGACCTCGAGAAAAAGATTGACCTTCTCATCCAGATAATAAACTCCCTTTTCCTCAACCTCTCCTTCGAGGTCAGGGCAGACAGGGGATTTTTCTTCATGGCTTCAGACCGCGAGTCGATATCCCCTGAAAAACTTTCATCCGGTGAGCAGAACCAGCTTGTAATGTACTACGACCTGATATTCTTCACCGACCCGGGGACCCTTGTACTCGTCGACGAACCTGAAATATCGCTTCATATCGTGTGGCAGAGGCAGTACCTCGACTACATCAAAAAAATCACGAACATTACCGGGTCGGACTTCATGATTGCAACACACTCCCCCCAGCTCATTCACACATACTGGGACTACACTGTCGACCTCTCAGGTGAACGTCCCGATGTTTAA
- a CDS encoding DUF4435 domain-containing protein — translation MFKKKRFGKCSGNYRLEDIWADADEISGAIRKMEKNYPTLSRKIFIITEGPYDYEFYSRFFSGDLCEIRIANSKKNVISVVNSILSEISGNASDSVIGIIDRDFSFFEDSEETNITNEDGEGSRPENLFLTDTHDIETMIVSNDLIKRVLDHYATNSAGKSFQRSMLDAVRGGDILSKLVECCSFIGFSLYINEKYNLNITFKHINCKKRNVFTDFTDVTSMSFDKEKYLVLLKKRNKEKYDRFLEALSREKPCFERFLKDPMQLCRGHDLMCVLLADININYPQKSGEKVRSRDLERLFRNMYDENRFYETGLFKDLKRWAENKIPKISDEIFLNSTGNAQ, via the coding sequence ATGTTTAAGAAGAAAAGATTTGGCAAATGCTCTGGAAACTACAGGCTTGAGGACATCTGGGCCGACGCTGACGAAATTAGCGGGGCAATCAGAAAGATGGAGAAAAACTATCCCACCCTTAGCAGAAAAATATTCATCATAACTGAAGGCCCTTACGACTACGAATTTTATTCACGCTTCTTTTCAGGAGACCTGTGTGAAATAAGGATTGCAAACTCAAAAAAGAACGTGATATCCGTAGTAAACAGTATACTCTCGGAAATTTCAGGAAACGCCTCCGACTCAGTAATAGGAATAATCGACAGGGATTTTTCATTCTTTGAGGATTCGGAGGAAACAAACATAACTAACGAAGACGGCGAAGGTTCACGCCCGGAAAACCTTTTTTTGACTGATACGCATGACATAGAGACGATGATTGTCTCAAACGACCTCATAAAAAGAGTCCTTGACCATTACGCCACAAACTCTGCCGGCAAAAGTTTTCAGAGGAGCATGCTTGACGCCGTAAGAGGAGGCGACATCCTCTCAAAACTTGTTGAATGCTGCAGTTTTATCGGGTTCAGCCTCTACATAAACGAAAAATACAACCTGAATATCACCTTCAAGCACATAAACTGCAAGAAAAGAAATGTTTTCACTGACTTTACAGATGTCACCTCTATGAGTTTTGACAAAGAAAAATACCTCGTGCTCCTGAAGAAGAGAAACAAAGAAAAATATGACAGATTTCTGGAGGCATTATCCAGGGAAAAACCCTGTTTCGAAAGATTTCTGAAAGACCCTATGCAGCTGTGCCGGGGCCATGACCTTATGTGCGTCCTTCTCGCAGACATAAACATAAATTACCCGCAGAAATCCGGGGAAAAAGTTCGTTCCCGCGACCTTGAGCGGCTTTTCAGGAATATGTACGACGAGAACAGGTTCTATGAAACAGGACTCTTCAAAGACCTTAAAAGGTGGGCTGAAAATAAAATACCCAAAATATCGGATGAAATTTTCTTAAACAGTACAGGTAACGCACAGTAA
- a CDS encoding DNA polymerase ligase N-terminal domain-containing protein, with protein sequence MIMTNDDGEKGKGIKKGRFVIHEKKFRTVQHLLRLEMEGVLKCWMIVDGMPESPDEECIAVEEDECTTRMLYFSGLMRERQKTPAKFKIEDSGKYEILICTDENIEFILNGKNNSGKFILFKSEEIGPKIWILQKLTD encoded by the coding sequence ATGATCATGACAAATGATGACGGGGAGAAGGGAAAAGGCATTAAAAAAGGAAGATTTGTCATTCACGAGAAAAAATTCCGGACTGTACAGCACCTCTTAAGACTTGAAATGGAAGGTGTCTTAAAATGCTGGATGATAGTCGACGGGATGCCCGAAAGTCCTGACGAAGAATGCATTGCTGTTGAAGAAGACGAATGCACAACAAGAATGCTCTACTTCTCAGGTCTTATGAGAGAAAGACAAAAGACTCCTGCCAAATTCAAAATAGAAGACTCAGGAAAGTATGAGATTCTTATCTGTACAGATGAAAATATCGAATTTATCCTGAACGGAAAAAATAATTCGGGAAAGTTCATACTTTTTAAATCCGAAGAAATCGGGCCGAAAATCTGGATTCTACAAAAATTAACGGATTAA
- a CDS encoding DUF5518 domain-containing protein: MGFWLASFIGFIAMIIFSSVLGHYEGAAGLLGPVIGGFAAGLLAGEGVSNGAKAGFCAGIFGGIVISILILIFGAALFGIGGFIIGAAIDFVIIIILALTLGILGLIGGALGGLLNKS; encoded by the coding sequence ATGGGATTCTGGCTGGCCTCTTTTATCGGTTTTATTGCAATGATTATATTCAGTTCCGTCCTCGGGCATTACGAAGGAGCGGCGGGACTTCTGGGGCCTGTAATAGGCGGTTTTGCCGCAGGTCTTCTTGCAGGAGAGGGTGTTTCAAACGGAGCAAAAGCAGGTTTTTGTGCAGGGATATTCGGGGGAATTGTAATCTCGATTCTTATCCTCATATTCGGTGCAGCACTTTTTGGCATCGGGGGATTTATCATCGGTGCCGCGATAGACTTTGTAATAATCATAATACTTGCACTGACTCTCGGAATACTCGGCCTTATCGGAGGGGCTCTTGGAGGACTTCTGAACAAAAGCTAA